The region ataatattagtaatactaataaaatgataataataaaacataaataaataaataaataagacaacaatggtgataaataagcaaataaatgtaaaatatgaagacacacattcacacatacacccacacatgcataacagaaatgcaccagacatgcagtttcacatatatgaaagcacagtcaaatacatataaacgtacatgagctccaacacacacacacacacacacacacacacacacacacacgcattaccgtgcaccttcAAGGAAAGCACAGCCTGCAGAGCGAACTGGCGTAAAACTTGCATGCACTAAATGGGAAAGCGTCCTACTTTGGTCAGTGGAAAAAtagtggtttaaacagtattttatttttgAATGATCTCAACAACACTATAAACGATTCTTGAACAGTTTTGCCAATGGAAATGTTGCTGTCCAgacctttgttttgtctgtctgtctttattcctGTAACTGATAGCTTGTTtctcaactttgtgtgtgtgtgtgtgtgtggtttatgggaTGTTGTACCTTTCAGACGTTGATGGCAGCGTTCTTACTCGTGTGCAAAAGACTCTAACATTGACAAATATGTATGTGAGTTGCGAACATCACACAATACTCAAAATTCAAAATGAGGTTATATTTTTATATGCGCTCCGCTAATCATTATCACACGTATTTTACTTTAAGAAACGTTCCGTTTTTCATAAAACGAAATGTATGTGCAGACAAGATACACGATGACAATTTCTTTGTGCAAAaataaaaatcaagcaaataataTTACAAAGCATTTAAACATAAAACAATCTCTATGTGTAAGCTATCACAGTCTGCTGTTCAGACTGCACTGTTCCACAATATACATCGTAATTCAAGAGTATGATTATAAAAAGCCAGCGCTAAAAACCAATAAACAATTCTGCACCTGGAAGGGTTACAAGGGCAGAtatggggaaaggggagggaagaaaacaaaggaaaacagaacacagtccACAAACTGAAGCgaacacgcaagcacacagagTTGAAACTAAAATCGAAACGGACAGAAAAGAAGCGACAGCGGAGGAAACTCaactggggggcagggggaaggggggggggagaatatctTACCCTCTGGAGGCCAGCAAACGtacgcaaaacaaaacacagaaaaaaaaaacgaaaatcaaaatcaaatcaaaccacactaaaaaaaaaataagtggTCTACAAAACTGAAATAATATCACCCCTCTTCCTACAACCCCctgtccccactccccacccccaaagaaaaaaacaaaacaacaaaaaacaaaacgaaaaaaaacaacaataactcgaaaatgaacaacaacacaaaaaaaacccctcaaaacaCAACAGTTTAAATCTCCCAACAGTGTGAAAATTACCCCCCTCTCCGCAGTAACAGAGAGATATGAACAAGAACTCTGAATACAACAAAatgcattaaagaaaaaaaaaaacagaaaaaaaacaaacaaagaaaggataACTGTTGTTCCTCTCTTCCGCTAATTATTGAAAGTCAGTTTCATTAGGTCAATTTCATCACAGGTTTCACTATCGTGAAGGTGTATACAGGGTTCCGAGCTGATATTAAATGTGATTTTATTGAACGCTCATCTTGGCGGCCATACTGGACGTGAATCCACCCAATGAGGAGTCTTAGCGTCACAATGGCGAAATTCCTTCACTTGCATGTGATCTTGGAACCCTCTAGAGGAATTTTTTTCTGGATGTTGATAAAACTGTCTGCAAAGTGTTATTTCTTCTGCAGCAGCATGcggcaaaacaaaaatacataaataattccCACAACATTACATGCGACAAAGTGTGTTAACTTCTGACAGAATGAAGAGACAGCTTTGCTGCTCCCTGTGAACTGTTCAGTGAATGAAAATGCTATATAGTGGAGAGGCATGACGTATTTATACATGATTCCATGCTCGTCATAAATATTTGCGTCAGTGCAATGGATTAAAACACTGTATCATTCAGTGCCGACAGCGCTACACTGACCGATTGTTTGAAATGGTCTTAAACTGTATTTCCCCCACAAACGtctgaagagagggagaaaaacttTCGTTTTCGTTCAAGCTGAGACTGTTTCTCTCCTCCAGCGGCACACTTGTGTTGACTGGATAAAATAGCGTCAGTGAAAGTCTTCAAGCACTCTCATTTATaacggtggagggtgggggagggaggggggggggggggttgggggagggggggatttttAGACATGGTCTTCAGGAAACAGGTGAGCCTATTACATCCCACTCCATCTTGGAAGCTTTTCCAACTCTAGCAGTGtgagggtaaaaaacaacaacaaaaaaacacacactttaaacaagaagaacaagaaaagtgaTCTTTGGCGCTGTCTGAAAAAAGGCCAAGGCCTGTAATTATCGGGTCAGAATAACTAAGTAACAAACGTTGTACGGCTACCATACAGGCTGCAGACCGTGCCTCGTCGTTCTCACCTTTGTTTAAATGCACCACTACGGCGCTGCGTATACCGATCTTGGCGCCGATGCTGGGGTTGCGGAGAGCGATGATGAAGTTCTTGGGTCCCTGAAGCATAAACAGCAGAATGCCAGGTTCACCTTTATTAGTAAAACACGTCCCCAGGtggtgaggtatggtggtgaGGCGGCATATCAAAACGTTATCAAGGCTGTTAATTGATGAAGATTGCGTAAGGTAGGTAGTAGTATACATATTATGCTTATTTTGACTTTGAACTCTGTCTTCCTAACACAGTATGTATCATAATCTTTTTAAATTTCTGCGTCATActccttcttcctttcattctcatTGATAGCATCATTAAATACCATACACGTTTTATTATCCATCCAGCCAACATAAAAAgaatggactaaaaaaaaaaaggctaaaaaaaagaataggctatataaaataaattttaaacacacacacacacacacacacacacacacacacacacacacacacacacacacacaaaacagccatATAGTCGCAATGTATCTGCGCAAAAAATATTATAGTACATTATCATGCATACATCAAATGcatcaagaaagaaaggaaggaaggaagaaaggaaggaagaaagaaaaagaaagaaggaaagaaagaaagaaaaaagaaagaaagaaagaaagaaagacagaaaaagaaagaaataaagaaaaagaaagaaggaaggaaagtaacaaagaaacaaagaaagaaagaggaaagattcaaagaaagtaaaagaaataaataaggaaggaaagaaggaaagaaagaaaagaagaagaatgaaaaagaacaCTATTATCTTATTATCAACCCATCTATCAAACGAACCCTACAGTCCTCACGAGCCACAAGACGATGGCAGCAGGTATACCTGAGCGTTCTTGTTGAAGTCCACGGTGATGGTCTTGGTGGTCTCGGCGTGTTCAAAGGTCAGTGTGCCGTGAGCCTCGACATAATCCACTGCTGTGCCCACCGTCTTCCCCCCTACAGCTGTGCCGTTTCTGAAACAATCGTCATCATTTTCCACCACTGTCTTGTCACCAACAGCTGTGCCGTTTCTGAAACAGCTGTCATCATTTTGCCCCACTGTCTTGCCACCAACAGCTGTGCCGTTTCTGAAACAGCTGTCATCATTTTCCCCCACTGTCTTGCCACCAACAGCTGTGCCGTTTCTGAAACAGCTGTCATCATTTTTCCCCCACTGTCTTGTCACCAACAGCTGTGCCGTTTCTGAAACAGCCGTCATCATTTTCCCTCACTGTCTTGCCACCACCAGCTGTGCCGTTTCTGAAACAGCTGTCATCATTTTCCCCCACTGTCTTACCACCAACAGCTGTGCCGTTTCTGAAACAGTCGTCATCATTTTCCCCCACTGTCTTGCCACCAACAGCTGTGCCGTTTCTGAAACAGTCGTATTCATTTTCCCCCACTGTCCTGCCACCAACAGCTGTGCCGTTTCTGAAACAGCTGTCATCATTTTCCCCCACTGTCCTGTCACCAACAGCTGTGCCGTTTCTGAAACAGCTGTCATCATTTTCCCCCACTGTCTTGTCACCAACAGCTGTGCCGTTTCTGAAACAGCTGTCATCATTTTCCCCCACTGTCTTGCCACCAACAGCTGTGCCGTTTCTGAAACAGCTGTCATCATTTTCCCCCACTGTCTTGCCACCAACAGCTGTGCCGTTTCTGAAACAGCTGTCATCATTTTCCCCTACTGTCCTGCCACCAACAGCTGTGCCGTTTCTGAAACAGCTGTCATCATTTTCCACCACTGTCTTGTCACCAACAGCTGTGCCGTTTCTGAAACAGCTGTCATCATTTTCCCCCACTGTCCTGTCACCAACAGCTGTGCCGTTTCTGAAACAGCTGTCATCATTTTTCCCCCACTGTCTTGCCACCAGCAGCTGTGCCGTTTCTGAAACAGCTGTCATCATTTTCCCCCACTGTCTTGTCACCAACAGCTGTTACGTTTCTGAAACAGCTGTCATTTTCCCCACTGTCTTGCCACCAACAGCTGTTCCGTTTCTGAAACAGCTGTCATCATTTTCCACCACTGTCTTGTCACCAACAGCTGTGCCGTTTCTGAAACAGCTGTCATCATTTTCCACCACTGTCTTGCCACCAACAGCTGTGCCGTTTCTGAAACAGCTGTCATCATTTCCCCCACTGTCTTGTCACCAACAGCTGTGCCGTTTCTGAAACAGCTGTCATCATTTCCCCCACTGTCTTGCCACCAACAGCTGTGCCGTTTCTGAAACTGTcgtcatcattttgttgttgttgttgctgctgctgctccatcatctgcaccgtttcagtggcactactccacccgccgctcattccgagtcccccctacacagccacacccgggtttgtctgtccCAGTCCCAGTACCGGCAGCCCACAGCGAACCATAacagtcgtcatcattatcatcatgctgTGAACACTCTCTGTCCGTACTGGTATGGGTATAAcatgacttaaaaaaaatcattcagaggataaaacgaaagaaagaaaaaacccgtCTCGTTGATGCTTGTACTGTTTGTAGAagctgacgctctctctctctctctctctctctctctctctctctctctctctctttactggaTCGTCTAAGAAGAAAGGTAGtgatagaagagagaaaaaatatttttACAAGTATATGTATGCGTACACGCATACCTaggtgtgtgagtgcgttcgtgtatgtgtgtgtgtgtgtgtgtgcgcgcgcgtacgtgtatgtgcgtgcgtgtgtatgtgtgtgtgtgtgtgtttaaaagaacAATACGAAGACGAATGTGGCCAGGTGCACACTCACATAGTGGAGTACTCCAGAGAGACCTTGCCGTCAATACCCTGTTCCCTGACCACCTTCACCGTGATCTTGCCGCTCTTCATGTCGGCATGGTAGTGAGACTCCTCGAACAGGAACTCCCCgggctctgtgcacacacacacacacacacacacacacacacacacgtcagtcagTATGGACAGGCTGCAATGTCAGTGTGGACATGCTGCACTCATCGTTTGGGTTCGTTCAGATTGTTtttataataaaaaagaaaagaataccaACGCAAAGAATATATGTGAGTAGCAACAAACATACCTTACGGCGTGCCCCACACACGTAAATTACGCAACACAAAACTAAAATAGGTTTCTTTGTGTTATATCCAGTCAGgttgataataacgatgatgatgatgatggttatgatgacaatgacgatgatggatgataacaacgatgaatgtgatgatgataataacgacaatGAGGAAATATTCACTGGTGGAGACACAACGAAACTGATTATACATAGATGTTTCTTTTAGTCTGTACTGAAAACATTTCGCGTACAACACGGTGAtctatcagaagaagaaaaaggaaacaaaaaagagaacatGCTGATGAGGACAAGTGGGGAAAGCAGGTGAAGAATATGGGATGAGGAAGGTTGAGGAGACTGAGAAAGGAGACCAAGCTgaccaaataaacaaatacacaggGAAAGTTCCACCCCGCATATACccgcatccacccccctcccctcctacgttctaaacgataacattcaaaattAAAAATGTATTCTTTAACGAAATGTCTACAATCACGAGTATGTGTAACGGGACACAATACAAAATTCTTTCTCcacacaaggaaagaaaaaaagaaagaaagaaaatgacgtaGGTTTTTCACCCACAGTTCCATTTTATACTCGATTTCCATCCTGCCATGTTGTGTGTTCAAACTATTTGTCCTTCAATCAGCGACTCAAGAAACCGAGCAATTAGTCAACAAAAGAGAAaataagacagaagaaagaaaccaaccaaccaaccatccagacaaaatgagagaagaaagaaaacaaccagGCATCCATCCAGAcaaaaggacagaagaaagaaagcaaacaaacatccatccagacaaaaggacagaagaaagaaagcaaacaaccatccatccagacaaaaggacagaagaaagaaagcaaacaaacatccagacaaaaggacgggagaaagaaagcaaacaaacatccagacaaaaggacgggagaaagaaagcaaacaaacatccagacaaaatgacagaagaaagaaagcaaacaaacatccagacaaaatgacagaagaaagaaagcaaacaaacatccaGACAAAAGGAcggaagaaagcaaacaaacaaacatccagacaaaaggacagaagaaagaaagcaaacaaacatccaGACAAAAGGAcggaagaaagcaaacaaacaaacatccagacaaaaggacagaagaaagcaaacaaacaaacatccagacaaaaggacagaagaaagcaaacaaacaaacatccagacaaaaggacagaagaaagcaaacaaacaaacatccagacaaaaggacgggagaaagaaagcaaacaaacatccagacaaaaggacgggagaaagaaagcaaacaaacatccagacaaaaggacgggagaaagaaagcaaacaaacatccagacaaaaggacagaagaaagaaagcaaacaaacatccagacaaaaggacgggagaaagaaagcaaacaaacatccagacaaaaggacagaagaaagaaagcaaacaaacatccagacaaaaggacgggagaaagaaagcaaacaaacatccagacaaaaggacggaagaaagaaagcaaacaaacatccagacaaaaggacagaagaaagaaagcaaacaaacatccagacaaaaggacagaagaaagaaaacatccagccatccatccagacaaaatgagagaagaaagaaaacaaataaacaaccaaccagacaaaatgacaaaagaacgaaaacatccagccatccatccagacaaaatgagagaagaaagaaaacaaataaacaaccaaccaGACAAAAGGACAGAAGAACGAAGACATCCAGCCATCCATCCAGACAAAAGGACAGAAGAACGAAGACATCCAGCCATCCATCCAGACAAAAGgacaaaagaacgaaaacatccagccatccatccagacaacatgacagaagaaagaaagcaaacaaacatccaGACAACATGACagaagaaagcaagcaaacaaacaaacaaccagacaAAGAAGCGATTCATCGAAGGACCCCTACCGTCGTCATCCACAATGGTGATTCTGGAGATGCTGGGGTCGCCAAGACCAGCGCCCCCTGTGGGGTTCTTCAGGATGATGTAGAAGTCCACGTCCGCTTCGTACTGGTTGTCGttgatgatggggatggtgatcgACTTCTTGTACTCGTTCTCGTTGAAGGTCTGAAACCACGTCAgccacatctccaccaccacatcGTCGCCATTTCTTGATATCAATATGGCCACATTTCAACATCGACATGGCCACATTTCAACAACAGCATGGCCACATTTCAACAAACACATCATCGCCATTTCTCGACAAAATGGCCACATGATTATCGAAAGCATTTAATAGATCCATCTCCTTTGATATTCACACGGAACATCCCAGGCCAGGACCTTAAAAACCAGCAGGAGTCTCAAGTTTCAGCTATCCTTATGGCGTATCACTAAATGCGCGAAACCTGTATTTTGTACATTTCAGCCACGAGACCCACTCgctaaagaaaagggggaaaaagaaactcCCCAAACAAAACTTAGTTGATCAAATCAAACCATGCGTACAAACAGCCCAACCGACCACAAAGACGCCATTTCAGGGCTCaacctaacttcttcttcttctgcgttcactcgtatgcacacgagtgggcttttacgtgtattaccgtttttaccccgccatgtaggcagccatactccgttttcgggggtgtgcattctgggtatgttcttgtttccataacccaccgaacgctgacatggattacaggatctttaacgtgcgtatttgatcttctgcttgcatatacacacgaacgggggttcaggcactaagcagg is a window of Babylonia areolata isolate BAREFJ2019XMU chromosome 5, ASM4173473v1, whole genome shotgun sequence DNA encoding:
- the LOC143282550 gene encoding uncharacterized protein LOC143282550, whose product is MSTKGQKKANKQTSRQKDRRQKDRRTKTSSHPSRQKD